The Mycolicibacterium aichiense region ACTTGGCGTACTGGCGGATTTGCTCACGGCCCACCACGAAGGTGTCGGGGTACTCCCAGACCATTCCGCGGATATCAGTCTTGAGTGCCATGGGTTACGCCAACTTCGCCGTTGCGACGGCACGGCCGAAGATCTTCTTGCCACCTGTGGTCGCGATCAACGCGATCGTGATGGTCTTGGTCTCGGGGTCAGCCGACTTCACCTTGCCGGTGAAGAGGATCTCGGCACCGACACCGTCGTTGGGTACCGGCACGATCGCGGTGAAGCGCACGTTGAACTCGGTCACCGCGCCCGGGTCACCAAGCCAGTTCGTCACATAGCCGCCGCCGAGACCCATGGTGAGCATCCCGTGCGCGATCGCGGTGTCCAGCCCGACCTGCTTGGCGATCTCGTCGTCCCAGTGGATCGGGTTGAGGTCGCCGGACACGCCGGCGTAGTTGACCAGATCGGCGCGGGTCAGGGTGATCACCCGTTCCGGCAGTTCCTCACCCACTTTGACCGAGCTGAACTCACGCAGTGCCATCGTTGAAGCCACTCTCTCCATCTCCCTCACTCCGCCCGGCGAGCGTCGTGTAGGTCTCCTGTACTACTTCGTCGTCCTCGTTGCTGACCACGTTCTTGGTGACAATGATGTCGGTGCCGTGCGCCCGACGAATGTCGTGGACGTAGACGTCACAGTAGAGCTTGTCGCCGGCCTTGATCGGCTTGACGAACTTCAGAACCTGGTCGACCTGCACGATCTGCTTGTCGGTGATCCCGATGTCGGCGTGCTCGAAGA contains the following coding sequences:
- the hadA gene encoding (3R)-hydroxyacyl-ACP dehydratase subunit HadA, encoding MALSQELVGRHFRYPDYYLVEREKIREHARAIQNFDPAFFSDEAAAQLGYDGVLAPLTFTSMLGYAAQLAFFEHADIGITDKQIVQVDQVLKFVKPIKAGDKLYCDVYVHDIRRAHGTDIIVTKNVVSNEDDEVVQETYTTLAGRSEGDGESGFNDGTA
- the hadB gene encoding (3R)-hydroxyacyl-ACP dehydratase subunit HadB — protein: MALREFSSVKVGEELPERVITLTRADLVNYAGVSGDLNPIHWDDEIAKQVGLDTAIAHGMLTMGLGGGYVTNWLGDPGAVTEFNVRFTAIVPVPNDGVGAEILFTGKVKSADPETKTITIALIATTGGKKIFGRAVATAKLA